The following coding sequences are from one Brooklawnia cerclae window:
- a CDS encoding CPBP family glutamic-type intramembrane protease: protein MRNPLWAPGDDLEEPPEGVDYAATLRIEPVTTGAMRAIGGVLAVLAGYAILVPGIAYLITGATWLARGRPDTFEAFRTAALEYEYIDGTVATHVAIASLIVLAMAVVRYIHHRHPRWLCSVQPGFRWRYALACALVSVVGLNTVYWVSRIGEPFTWNPSPQVGWWLLVIVLTAPLQAAGEEFLFRGYLLQATGAIGQRAVYAVIGSALVFALMHGTQNLPLFVDRLGFGLLAGVLVVATGGLEASIAAHAVNNVFAFSYAVLSGGLAQARTMQVSTWATTAWDLLGYALVAVAAWLVGRRMRVATVTPSAGEGTRPFLRGRPV from the coding sequence GTGAGGAACCCGCTCTGGGCCCCCGGCGACGACCTCGAGGAGCCGCCGGAGGGCGTGGACTACGCCGCGACCCTGCGCATCGAACCGGTCACGACGGGAGCCATGCGGGCGATCGGCGGTGTCTTGGCGGTGCTCGCCGGGTATGCGATCCTCGTGCCCGGCATCGCCTATCTGATCACCGGTGCCACCTGGCTGGCGCGGGGACGACCCGACACGTTCGAGGCGTTCCGCACCGCCGCGCTGGAGTACGAGTACATCGACGGGACGGTGGCCACGCACGTCGCCATCGCGTCCCTGATCGTCCTGGCCATGGCCGTCGTCCGCTACATACACCATCGGCATCCCCGCTGGCTGTGCTCGGTGCAACCGGGCTTCCGGTGGCGCTACGCGCTCGCATGTGCCTTGGTGTCGGTGGTGGGTCTCAACACCGTCTACTGGGTGTCGCGAATCGGTGAGCCGTTCACGTGGAATCCGAGCCCCCAGGTCGGTTGGTGGCTGCTGGTGATCGTCCTCACCGCTCCGCTCCAGGCGGCGGGGGAGGAGTTCCTCTTCCGTGGCTACCTGCTGCAGGCGACCGGGGCGATCGGCCAGCGCGCGGTGTACGCCGTCATCGGGTCGGCGCTGGTGTTCGCGCTCATGCACGGCACACAGAACCTTCCGCTGTTCGTCGACCGGCTGGGGTTCGGGTTGCTCGCCGGCGTGCTGGTCGTGGCCACAGGGGGACTCGAGGCGTCGATCGCGGCGCACGCCGTGAACAACGTGTTCGCGTTCAGCTATGCGGTGCTGTCGGGTGGGTTGGCGCAGGCCCGGACGATGCAGGTCTCCACGTGGGCGACCACCGCCTGGGATCTGTTGGGCTATGCGCTGGTGGCGGTTGCCGCCTGGCTCGTCGGTCGGCGCATGCGGGTGGCCACTGTCACTCCCTCCGCAGGGGAGGGGACGCGACCCTTCCTCAGGGGCCGCCCGGTTTGA
- a CDS encoding fumarylacetoacetate hydrolase family protein: MRIARFATAGEDPRFGLVELESDQGQFPDTVAVIDADPLAGPVNYTGERLALDDVRLLAPVIPRSKVLAVGKNYVEHAAELGSEVPPEPLIFMKPNTSVIGPGDPIVRPAISQNVHYEGELAVVIGRICRKVPADRVAEVIFGYTCANDVTARDLQAGDGQWTRAKGFDTFCPLGPWIVTHLGLDEAQDLSLVTSLDGQVKQDSSTALMVYDIARLVSHVSQFTTLLPGDVLLTGTPKGVGPMLAGQQVSVEIDGIGTLTNPVVDDVPDDESAR, from the coding sequence ATGCGTATCGCTCGTTTCGCCACCGCCGGCGAGGATCCCCGTTTCGGGCTTGTGGAGCTCGAATCCGACCAGGGTCAGTTCCCCGACACCGTCGCCGTGATCGACGCCGACCCGCTCGCGGGCCCGGTCAACTACACCGGTGAGCGTCTGGCCCTGGACGACGTGCGGCTGCTCGCCCCTGTGATCCCGCGCAGCAAGGTGCTGGCCGTCGGCAAGAACTACGTCGAGCACGCCGCCGAACTGGGCAGCGAGGTACCTCCCGAGCCGCTGATCTTCATGAAGCCGAACACCTCGGTGATCGGGCCCGGCGATCCGATCGTCCGGCCGGCGATCTCGCAGAACGTCCACTACGAGGGTGAACTGGCCGTCGTGATCGGGCGCATCTGCCGCAAGGTGCCCGCCGACCGGGTCGCCGAGGTGATCTTCGGGTACACCTGTGCGAACGACGTCACCGCGCGCGACCTGCAGGCCGGCGACGGCCAGTGGACGCGGGCGAAGGGCTTCGACACGTTCTGCCCGCTCGGCCCCTGGATCGTCACCCATCTCGGCCTGGACGAGGCCCAGGACCTGTCGCTGGTCACCTCCCTCGACGGGCAGGTGAAGCAGGACTCGTCGACCGCCCTCATGGTCTACGACATCGCGCGGCTGGTGAGCCACGTCTCCCAGTTCACGACCCTGCTCCCGGGCGACGTGCTTCTCACCGGCACCCCCAAGGGCGTCGGGCCGATGCTCGCGGGCCAGCAGGTCAGCGTAGAGATCGACGGCATCGGAACGCTCACGAACCCGGTCGTGGACGACGTCCCGGACGACGAGTCGGCCCGGTGA
- a CDS encoding thymidine phosphorylase: MTTYSAVELIRSKRDGHTLEPDAIRWLIDAYTSGRVADEQMSAMAMAVFFRGMTDAELSVWTQAMIDTGERMTLPGLARPTVDKHSTGGVGDKITLPLAPLVAACGAAVPQLSGRGLGHTGGTLDKLESIPGWRAELGGDEMLAQLRDVGAVVCAAGTGLAPADRKLYALRDVTGTVESIPLIASSIMSKKIAEGAQGLVLDVKVGSGAFMTNEPAARELGERMVALGRDAGVRTVALLTDMDAPLGLTIGNALEVREAVEVLAGGGPGDVVELTLALAREMLALAGLDADPAEVLASGRAMDVWRRMIAAQGGDPDAPLPVARHSEVVAAEASGVVQRMDAMALGVASWRLGAGRTRKEDAVQAGAGIELLVRPGDRVVAGQGLLVCHTDTPEAFTAAREALAGGIEIGEQSAPPRPLIIDRIV, translated from the coding sequence ATGACCACCTACAGCGCCGTCGAACTGATCCGCTCCAAGCGGGACGGCCACACCCTCGAGCCCGACGCGATCCGGTGGCTCATCGACGCCTACACCTCCGGGCGCGTGGCGGACGAGCAGATGTCGGCCATGGCGATGGCCGTGTTCTTCCGGGGAATGACCGACGCCGAGTTGTCGGTGTGGACGCAGGCCATGATCGACACCGGCGAGCGCATGACCCTGCCCGGGCTGGCGCGTCCCACGGTCGACAAGCACTCCACGGGCGGGGTCGGTGACAAGATCACCCTCCCGCTGGCGCCACTGGTGGCCGCCTGCGGCGCCGCGGTGCCGCAGTTGTCGGGCAGGGGGCTCGGCCACACCGGCGGCACGCTCGACAAGCTGGAGTCGATCCCCGGTTGGCGGGCTGAGCTCGGAGGCGACGAGATGCTGGCGCAGTTGCGCGACGTGGGTGCCGTCGTCTGCGCCGCGGGCACGGGCCTGGCGCCCGCCGACCGCAAGCTCTACGCTCTGCGCGATGTCACCGGCACCGTCGAGTCGATCCCCCTGATCGCGAGCTCGATCATGAGTAAGAAGATCGCCGAGGGGGCGCAGGGCCTCGTCCTGGACGTCAAGGTTGGCAGCGGCGCTTTCATGACCAACGAGCCTGCGGCTCGCGAACTGGGCGAACGCATGGTGGCGTTGGGCCGGGACGCAGGCGTCCGCACGGTCGCGCTGCTCACCGACATGGACGCGCCGCTGGGCCTGACGATCGGCAACGCCCTGGAGGTGCGCGAAGCGGTCGAGGTGCTCGCCGGGGGCGGGCCGGGCGATGTGGTCGAGCTGACCCTCGCGCTGGCACGCGAGATGCTCGCGCTCGCCGGGTTGGACGCCGATCCCGCCGAGGTACTGGCGTCCGGCCGGGCGATGGACGTGTGGCGACGCATGATCGCCGCCCAGGGGGGCGATCCCGACGCCCCCCTGCCGGTGGCCCGTCACAGCGAGGTCGTGGCCGCCGAGGCCTCCGGCGTCGTCCAGCGGATGGACGCGATGGCGCTCGGTGTGGCGTCGTGGAGGCTCGGCGCCGGGCGCACACGCAAGGAGGACGCGGTGCAGGCGGGCGCGGGCATCGAGTTGCTCGTCCGCCCCGGCGATCGCGTCGTGGCCGGCCAGGGGCTGCTCGTCTGCCACACCGACACCCCGGAGGCATTCACGGCTGCCCGGGAGGCGCTGGCGGGCGGCATCGAGATCGGCGAGCAGTCGGCTCCTCCGCGTCCGCTGATCATCGACCGGATCGTGTAG
- the cimA gene encoding citramalate synthase: MPTTPAMPDEFHLYDTTLRDGAQQEGIHLTVDDKLRIARYLDDLGVTFIEGGWPGANPADTEFFARAPQELSLTSAKLVAFGATRKAGGRAATDPLTRALVDAGTDYICLVAKSHDTHVLQALRTTTEENLAMIEDTVSYLVDLGKHVFVDCEHFFDGFWANRAYALDVIRVAAEAGAEVVILCDTNGGMLPSRMGDVVSAAAQIGVDLGVHCHNDSGCAVANSLAAIDAGAMHVQGTVNGYGERTGNMDLTTLIADLQLKYGWPVLAPERLAGLTHTSHAIADIANQPHVTRQPYVGSSAFAHKAGLHASAIKVNEDLYQHTRPELVGNDMRMLISNMAGRASIQIKGQQLGIDLSDRQLAGQITDVVKQREAQGYSYEAADASFELLVRSMTGRLEQPFELIGWRVFTEEVPGQVSPDASEATVKLRAKGERRAEIGEGNGPVNALGGALVKALEPAYPQVRGYELTDYRVRILDEGRGTDATVRVLIDTSDGRHGWTTVGVGTNVIEASWEALSDAYLYGLIKGY; this comes from the coding sequence ATGCCCACCACACCGGCCATGCCGGACGAGTTCCACCTGTACGACACGACGCTGCGCGACGGCGCCCAGCAGGAGGGCATCCACCTGACGGTGGACGACAAGCTCCGGATCGCGCGCTACCTGGACGACCTGGGGGTGACGTTCATCGAGGGCGGTTGGCCGGGTGCCAACCCCGCCGACACCGAGTTCTTCGCCCGTGCTCCCCAGGAGCTGTCGTTGACCAGTGCGAAGCTCGTCGCGTTCGGGGCAACCCGCAAGGCGGGCGGCCGGGCGGCCACGGACCCGCTCACCCGTGCCCTGGTCGACGCGGGCACCGACTACATCTGTCTCGTCGCGAAGTCGCACGACACGCATGTCCTGCAGGCCCTCCGGACGACCACCGAGGAGAACCTCGCCATGATCGAGGACACGGTGTCGTACCTGGTCGATCTCGGCAAGCACGTGTTCGTCGACTGCGAGCACTTCTTCGACGGGTTCTGGGCCAACCGGGCCTACGCGCTCGATGTCATCCGGGTCGCGGCGGAAGCGGGGGCCGAGGTCGTCATCCTGTGCGACACCAACGGGGGCATGCTGCCCAGCAGGATGGGCGACGTGGTCTCCGCGGCGGCCCAGATCGGGGTGGATCTCGGAGTCCACTGCCACAACGACTCAGGGTGCGCGGTGGCCAACTCCCTGGCCGCGATCGACGCGGGCGCGATGCACGTTCAGGGAACGGTCAACGGCTACGGCGAGCGCACGGGGAACATGGATCTGACGACGTTGATCGCCGATCTGCAGTTGAAGTACGGGTGGCCGGTGCTCGCCCCGGAGCGGCTCGCGGGGCTCACTCACACCAGCCATGCCATCGCCGACATCGCCAACCAGCCGCACGTGACCCGGCAGCCCTACGTGGGCAGTTCGGCCTTCGCCCACAAGGCGGGGCTGCACGCCAGTGCCATCAAGGTGAACGAGGACCTCTATCAGCACACCCGGCCCGAGCTGGTGGGCAACGACATGCGGATGCTGATCAGCAACATGGCCGGGCGGGCGAGCATCCAGATCAAGGGTCAGCAGTTGGGCATCGACCTGTCCGATCGGCAGCTCGCGGGGCAGATCACAGACGTGGTCAAGCAGCGCGAGGCGCAGGGGTACTCCTACGAGGCCGCCGACGCGTCCTTCGAACTGCTCGTCCGCTCGATGACCGGCCGGTTGGAGCAGCCCTTCGAACTGATCGGCTGGCGCGTCTTCACCGAGGAGGTGCCCGGTCAGGTGAGCCCCGACGCGTCGGAGGCAACCGTGAAACTTCGTGCGAAGGGCGAGCGCCGCGCCGAGATCGGCGAGGGCAACGGCCCGGTGAACGCGCTCGGCGGGGCCCTGGTGAAAGCGCTGGAGCCCGCATACCCGCAGGTGAGGGGCTATGAACTCACCGACTACCGGGTCCGCATCCTGGACGAGGGCCGGGGCACGGACGCCACGGTGCGCGTCCTCATCGACACCAGCGACGGGCGGCACGGATGGACGACGGTGGGCGTCGGGACGAACGTGATCGAGGCGTCCTGGGAGGCGCTGTCGGACGCCTACCTGTACGGGCTGATCAAGGGCTACTGA
- a CDS encoding branched-chain amino acid aminotransferase, translated as MALLFDPPQNPTYLADDVIAGVCADPGFGKYFTDHMAVANWTAEDGWENDRIVDYSPLTLDPAGAVYHYAQEIFEGLKAYRRADGSVWLFRPEANAARFRNSAVRLALPELPESDFVTSVRQLVALEERWVPSGEEQSLYLRPFMLASESFLGVRPSKRVLYSVIASPVGSYFSGGVAPVDIWVSKEYSRVATGGTGSAKCGGNYASSLLPQELAYAQGCSQVLFVDAAERRWIEELGGMNFFMITSDDQLVTPELNGNILPGVTRDSLLKVAPQLGLTPVERRVSLEEVVTGIGDGTVRELFACGTAAVITPIRSLKDDGHEYVIDVDRATRTLPLRNLLLDIQYGRVDDPFGWTQKVC; from the coding sequence ATGGCTTTGTTGTTCGATCCTCCGCAGAATCCCACGTATCTGGCGGACGACGTGATCGCGGGCGTGTGCGCCGATCCGGGGTTCGGCAAGTACTTCACCGACCACATGGCAGTGGCGAACTGGACCGCCGAGGACGGCTGGGAAAACGATCGAATCGTCGATTACTCACCGCTGACGCTCGACCCGGCCGGCGCCGTCTATCACTATGCGCAGGAGATCTTCGAGGGGCTGAAGGCGTACCGGCGCGCCGATGGCTCGGTCTGGTTGTTCCGCCCGGAGGCCAACGCGGCCCGCTTCCGCAACTCGGCCGTCCGGCTTGCGCTTCCGGAGCTGCCCGAGTCCGATTTCGTGACCAGTGTGCGGCAGCTGGTCGCCCTGGAGGAGCGGTGGGTGCCCTCGGGTGAGGAACAGAGCCTCTACCTGCGTCCCTTCATGCTCGCCAGCGAGTCGTTCCTCGGTGTGCGCCCGTCGAAACGCGTTCTCTACTCGGTGATCGCCAGCCCCGTGGGCTCCTACTTCTCCGGTGGCGTCGCACCCGTCGACATCTGGGTGAGCAAGGAGTACAGCCGTGTGGCGACCGGCGGTACCGGCTCGGCCAAGTGCGGCGGCAACTACGCATCGTCCCTGCTGCCCCAGGAGTTGGCCTACGCCCAGGGCTGTAGCCAGGTGCTGTTCGTGGACGCCGCCGAGCGCCGCTGGATCGAGGAACTGGGTGGCATGAACTTCTTCATGATCACCAGCGACGACCAGTTGGTCACTCCCGAGCTCAACGGGAACATCCTGCCGGGCGTGACACGCGACTCCCTGCTGAAGGTCGCGCCGCAGCTGGGTCTGACCCCGGTGGAGCGCCGCGTGAGCCTCGAGGAGGTCGTCACGGGCATCGGCGACGGCACCGTCCGCGAGTTGTTCGCGTGTGGCACCGCGGCGGTGATCACGCCCATCCGCTCGCTCAAGGACGACGGCCACGAGTACGTGATCGACGTCGACCGCGCCACCCGTACGCTGCCGCTGCGCAACCTGCTGCTCGACATCCAGTACGGGCGCGTGGACGATCCGTTCGGCTGGACGCAGAAGGTCTGCTGA
- a CDS encoding 3-isopropylmalate dehydrogenase: protein MTAESSTGLPSAAPARPNIAVIPGDGIGPEVVAEALKVLTATVGPDAFTFTHYDLGADHWLDTGEVLNDDTLADLATKDAIILGAVGAAPGSTTVPSGLLERGLLLKLRFALDQDVNLRPSKLYPGVRNPLAPWVTCGGDVDFVVVREGTEGLYAGNGGSLRKGTPDEVATEVSVNTAFGVERVIRYAFQLAIRRRGHLTLLHKHNVLVHAGGLWNRVFTEVSKEFPGVTTSYLHIDAATIAMVTDPARFDVIVTDNLFGDIITDEAAAVTGGIGLAPSANINTAHTFPSMFEPVHGSAPDIAGKGIADPTAAISSMALMLDHLGRPRDAARIEAAVAADMAGRTSATRHTSEIGDAIASLVAGAS, encoded by the coding sequence ATGACTGCTGAATCCAGCACCGGACTGCCCAGCGCCGCCCCCGCTCGCCCGAACATCGCCGTCATCCCGGGTGACGGCATCGGCCCCGAGGTGGTCGCCGAGGCGCTGAAGGTGCTCACGGCCACCGTCGGCCCGGACGCCTTCACCTTCACCCACTACGACCTCGGGGCAGATCACTGGCTCGACACCGGTGAGGTGCTCAACGACGACACACTGGCCGACCTCGCCACCAAGGACGCGATCATCCTCGGTGCCGTGGGTGCCGCCCCCGGCAGCACAACCGTCCCCAGCGGGCTCCTGGAGCGTGGTCTGCTGCTCAAGCTGCGATTCGCGCTCGACCAGGACGTCAACCTGCGCCCCAGCAAGCTCTACCCCGGTGTCCGCAACCCCCTCGCGCCATGGGTGACATGTGGCGGGGACGTGGACTTCGTCGTCGTCCGCGAGGGAACCGAGGGTCTGTACGCCGGCAACGGCGGCTCGCTGCGCAAGGGGACCCCGGACGAGGTCGCCACGGAGGTGAGCGTCAACACCGCCTTCGGTGTCGAGCGGGTGATCCGGTATGCGTTCCAGCTCGCGATCCGCAGGCGAGGCCATCTGACCCTGCTGCACAAGCACAACGTCCTGGTGCACGCGGGCGGCCTGTGGAACCGCGTGTTCACCGAGGTCAGCAAGGAGTTCCCCGGGGTCACGACCTCCTACCTGCACATCGACGCCGCCACCATCGCCATGGTCACCGACCCTGCACGGTTCGATGTCATCGTCACCGACAACCTGTTCGGCGACATCATCACGGACGAGGCCGCGGCGGTCACGGGCGGTATCGGCCTGGCGCCCAGCGCGAACATCAACACCGCACACACCTTCCCGTCGATGTTCGAGCCCGTCCACGGTTCGGCGCCCGACATCGCCGGCAAGGGGATCGCCGATCCCACGGCCGCGATCTCGTCCATGGCGCTCATGCTCGACCACCTCGGGCGCCCTCGGGACGCCGCCCGCATCGAGGCCGCCGTGGCTGCCGACATGGCCGGACGAACCAGCGCGACCCGCCACACCTCCGAGATCGGGGACGCGATCGCGTCACTGGTCGCCGGGGCGTCCTGA
- a CDS encoding DUF3152 domain-containing protein, whose amino-acid sequence MAFVVCWALTACSGTVSDDPDAPSSESSTAGSAVDTTVSPAGEPDAMSSSYAPGAPTPASTGADGVVRSGLTSTGVFATNTIAIPTTTANPDVRTYVVRVESSVPLDPDAVATQVQSILDDPRGWSSGERVAFSLVPGGSPADLVITIGSPPTVDQACGDLNAGGLWSCRVGNGVNLNSDRWFYATPTWSSESVDDYHVYLVNHEVGHYIGFGHVGCPAAGGLSPVMQQQSIDLGGCLPNGWPDVTGEAAQT is encoded by the coding sequence ATGGCATTCGTGGTCTGCTGGGCACTCACCGCATGCTCGGGGACGGTGAGCGACGATCCGGACGCGCCTTCTTCGGAGTCTTCGACCGCGGGATCGGCGGTCGACACGACGGTGTCGCCGGCGGGGGAGCCGGACGCCATGAGTTCGTCCTATGCCCCCGGCGCCCCGACCCCGGCGTCCACGGGTGCAGACGGAGTGGTGCGATCGGGCCTGACGAGCACCGGCGTGTTCGCCACCAACACCATCGCGATCCCGACGACCACCGCCAACCCCGACGTGCGCACCTATGTGGTGCGAGTCGAGTCGAGCGTGCCGCTCGATCCGGACGCCGTGGCCACGCAGGTGCAGTCGATCCTGGACGACCCGCGTGGCTGGTCGAGCGGAGAACGAGTCGCGTTCAGTCTTGTGCCCGGCGGATCGCCGGCCGATCTGGTCATCACGATCGGCTCGCCCCCGACCGTCGATCAGGCCTGCGGCGACCTCAACGCGGGTGGGCTGTGGAGCTGCCGGGTAGGCAACGGAGTCAATCTGAACTCCGATCGCTGGTTCTACGCCACGCCCACATGGTCGTCCGAATCGGTTGACGACTACCACGTCTACCTGGTGAACCACGAGGTGGGGCACTACATCGGCTTCGGTCATGTCGGCTGTCCTGCCGCCGGTGGCCTGTCACCGGTGATGCAGCAGCAGAGCATCGACCTCGGAGGATGCCTGCCAAACGGTTGGCCCGATGTCACCGGTGAGGCGGCACAGACCTGA
- a CDS encoding PfkB family carbohydrate kinase, which produces MGEALTDIVIPRAGAPTEHVGGSPANVARALGRLDLEVLLSTRLARDSRGRRIVQAMRDDGVVLTPGSFAAERTSTAVARLDSSGQPVYEFDIDWKPENGLEPPTDAHVHVGSIGAILPFGCEAIPRLVRARELGCTVSYDPNIRPALMGSPEYARETAEWLISKCSVVKASTEDLAWLYPHVSTADVLDRWQALGVPLAVITDGSHGYTAASAGQGRETFAAYPTQDVADTVGAGDTFMAGLISGLCDAGLLGNPEAVRRLPTARWSQIEPSLRYAAAAAAINCTRPGAQPPTRDEVSRMLGATANSGNADNPAGSVSV; this is translated from the coding sequence GTGGGCGAAGCGCTGACCGACATCGTGATCCCCCGTGCCGGAGCCCCCACGGAACACGTTGGTGGCAGCCCCGCCAATGTCGCCCGCGCACTCGGGCGGCTTGATCTGGAAGTGCTCCTGTCCACACGCCTCGCCCGAGACAGCCGAGGCCGACGGATCGTCCAGGCCATGCGTGACGACGGCGTGGTTCTCACGCCAGGCAGTTTCGCGGCAGAGCGCACCTCGACGGCGGTCGCCCGGCTCGACTCGAGCGGCCAACCCGTCTACGAATTCGATATCGACTGGAAGCCGGAGAACGGGCTGGAGCCTCCCACCGACGCGCATGTTCATGTCGGCTCCATCGGTGCGATTCTCCCGTTCGGGTGCGAGGCGATACCCCGTCTCGTCCGCGCACGGGAACTCGGTTGCACCGTGTCCTATGACCCCAACATCAGACCCGCGCTCATGGGCTCACCCGAATATGCCCGCGAAACCGCCGAGTGGCTGATCTCGAAGTGTTCGGTCGTGAAGGCTTCCACAGAGGATCTGGCGTGGCTCTATCCCCATGTGAGCACCGCGGATGTGCTGGACCGCTGGCAAGCGCTCGGCGTGCCTCTCGCTGTGATCACAGACGGGTCACACGGATACACAGCCGCGTCGGCTGGGCAGGGGCGAGAGACGTTTGCCGCCTATCCCACACAGGACGTGGCGGATACCGTGGGCGCAGGAGACACATTCATGGCCGGACTGATCTCAGGCCTGTGCGACGCGGGCCTGCTCGGCAATCCCGAAGCGGTGCGTCGGCTTCCGACCGCCAGGTGGAGTCAGATCGAACCATCCCTTCGTTACGCGGCGGCGGCAGCGGCCATCAATTGCACAAGACCGGGGGCGCAGCCACCCACCAGGGACGAAGTGAGCCGGATGCTGGGTGCAACGGCGAATTCTGGCAACGCCGACAACCCGGCAGGATCGGTGTCTGTCTAG
- a CDS encoding sugar porter family MFS transporter — MTRKSGSNAAIWFFGALGGLLWGYDSGVIGGTLLFIDRDIPLTPLTQGLVVSGLLFGAMIGAFASGKVSDRLGRKPVLGIGGLVFIVGTVVASLAVSTPMLVGARVVLGLGLGLVSVTVPMYLSELAPAHIRGALSSLMQLLITTGICVAYVIDLVLSPTGAWRWMIALGGVPAVLLFVGSLGLPESPRWLVRSGSAPERALAVLSRLRRDPEVARAELAEIERDVASEARTTRVLKFGDIVSARLRPIFVVALLMVFFQNFGGINTVIYYAPTLLTNVGFDARGALLANAVIGFLNLLMTLPAMALVDRLGRRPLLLIGSAGMCAAMVFLATSTGTGLASGHNSTATAVTVTGVAVYVASFAMSWGPIQTVMLPELFPLSIRAGAVGLAWSLNWLFNLAVALVFPSTLARFGAAPNFGFFALMTALAFLFVLKLLPETKGRSLEALSHDLISQP, encoded by the coding sequence ATGACACGTAAGTCAGGCTCCAATGCCGCGATCTGGTTTTTCGGGGCGCTGGGTGGGTTGCTATGGGGCTACGACTCCGGAGTGATCGGCGGCACGCTGCTGTTCATCGACCGGGACATCCCGCTCACACCGCTGACGCAAGGCTTGGTGGTGTCTGGATTGCTGTTCGGTGCGATGATCGGCGCATTCGCCAGCGGCAAGGTTTCCGACCGGCTGGGCCGCAAGCCGGTCCTGGGTATCGGCGGGTTGGTGTTCATCGTCGGAACCGTGGTGGCCTCCCTGGCCGTGAGCACGCCCATGCTCGTGGGGGCGAGGGTCGTCTTGGGCCTTGGCTTGGGACTGGTCTCGGTGACGGTACCGATGTACTTGAGTGAGTTGGCCCCGGCTCACATCCGGGGTGCGTTGTCGTCCCTCATGCAACTGCTGATCACCACCGGCATCTGCGTCGCCTACGTGATCGACCTGGTGCTCAGCCCAACCGGGGCGTGGCGTTGGATGATCGCCCTGGGCGGCGTGCCTGCGGTGCTGTTGTTCGTCGGTTCCCTCGGCTTGCCAGAGTCCCCACGATGGCTCGTCCGATCGGGCAGCGCACCCGAACGGGCGCTGGCGGTGCTGTCGCGGTTGCGGCGTGATCCCGAGGTGGCGAGGGCAGAGCTTGCCGAGATCGAGCGAGACGTGGCCTCCGAAGCCCGCACCACGAGGGTTTTGAAGTTTGGTGACATCGTGTCGGCCCGACTGCGGCCCATCTTCGTGGTCGCGCTGCTCATGGTGTTCTTCCAGAACTTCGGAGGTATCAATACGGTCATCTACTACGCGCCCACCCTCCTGACCAATGTGGGTTTCGATGCGCGAGGCGCACTGTTGGCGAACGCCGTTATCGGCTTTCTGAACCTTCTCATGACGTTGCCAGCGATGGCTCTGGTGGATCGGCTCGGTAGACGACCGCTGCTGTTGATCGGTTCTGCGGGGATGTGCGCCGCCATGGTGTTCCTGGCCACCAGCACGGGAACTGGCCTGGCCAGCGGCCACAACTCGACGGCCACGGCTGTCACGGTGACAGGGGTCGCCGTCTACGTGGCATCTTTCGCCATGTCGTGGGGGCCGATCCAAACCGTCATGTTGCCCGAGCTGTTCCCTCTCAGTATTCGCGCAGGCGCGGTCGGGCTGGCCTGGTCGCTGAACTGGCTGTTCAACCTCGCCGTGGCTCTTGTGTTCCCGTCGACCCTCGCCCGGTTCGGCGCGGCGCCCAACTTCGGCTTCTTCGCGTTGATGACGGCTCTGGCGTTCTTGTTCGTCCTAAAACTGCTGCCCGAGACCAAAGGACGCAGTCTTGAGGCGCTGTCCCACGACCTGATAAGCCAACCATGA